The sequence CCGCCGGTTGCAGGCTTGTCCGCGCCGGGAGGCCGTAATAAAACAATTCGTCCACGAAATCGTCGGGATGGTCCCAGAGGAATATCACATCCAGCAAGTCTTGCGCGTACTCTCCCAGAAGCAACGCCAACGCATCGAAGGAAGCCTGCGGGTTTTTCGCCAGCCGCAGAACGCCGAACACGTCGGCCTGCAGCCGGGCGACCGGGCGGTTGCCCGGAAAGGAGGGGATGGCGGCCACATCCCAGTCGATCGGCTTTTCCCGCCAGAAACATCATGTCAACCAGGTGTTCTGGGGCACCATCGCGACCATCCCGCTGGCCAGGTGAGCCCCATACAGGTTATCCAATGAGGTGTTCTCCGTTCCCGTGGGGAGGAAATGGTCGTTCCACATCCCGCGGTAGTGCCACTCCGCAGCCCGGCGCCAGATGTCCGGTATGACGGCGCTTCCATCCCCGCCGACCATGCTCGCCGCTCCCAAAAAAATCCATTGCCCGCGGATATCATTGGGCCATTGCGAGTAATACCCCCACTGTACGGTTTCGGCTGGGTTAAAACCCGGATCCGCGGCGTTCCTTCCGGAGGCGTCGAGCGTCATCTGCATCCCGATCCTGCGCAATGCGTCGAAGGTCCACGGTTTGCCCTGGTAATCCGATTCCCAGCTGTGGGGGGGATAGGGAATTCCGGCGGCGTCGAACAATGCCTTGTTGTAAAAAAGCGCGGAAGGAAACTCGACGATCGGCAGGGCTTCCAGCCCGCGGCCGGGGCTGCGCAGCGTATCGATCAACGCGGGGTGGAAATCGCTCAAGTCGTACCCGGTTTCCGCGACCAGCGGGTCGAGGTCGAGCCACGCGTTTTCCATGCCCCATAAGCGGTCTACTCCCATCGGCCCGACGATGTCGGGGGGATCGCCGGAGGCGATCTCCGATTGCAGAACCTCCGCTGCGACCGCGTTGGTGTAAATTTCAG is a genomic window of Anaerolineales bacterium containing:
- a CDS encoding extracellular solute-binding protein; amino-acid sequence: MTIRWFIGLHTGNEPERLENLRAFVERFNRDQQGKFVLVPEIYTNAVAAEVLQSEIASGDPPDIVGPMGVDRLWGMENAWLDLDPLVAETGYDLSDFHPALIDTLRSPGRGLEALPIVEFPSALFYNKALFDAAGIPYPPHSWESDYQGKPWTFDALRRIGMQMTLDASGRNAADPGFNPAETVQWGYYSQWPNDIRGQWIFLGAASMVGGDGSAVIPDIWRRAAEWHYRGMWNDHFLPTGTENTSLDNLYGAHLASGMVAMVPQNTWLT